From one Populus alba chromosome 17, ASM523922v2, whole genome shotgun sequence genomic stretch:
- the LOC140954805 gene encoding uncharacterized protein, giving the protein MWTISDFPAYGMLSGWSTHGKLACPYCMENNKAFTLANGGKASFFYCHRRFLPLNHRFRKNRKDFFVGRVEKDVASPRLSGEELHHVVSEYGDIVFGLQSGKQKFPGFGLTHNWVKRSIFWELPYWKTNLLRHNLDVMHIEKNVFENIFNTVMDVKGKTKDNMKARLDIALYCNRKNMELVYDESRVAKPRASFVLEKNAQLLVYKWLKSLRFPDGHASNISRLVNIEDCRLYGMKSHDCHMFMQTLIPLAFRDLLQKGIWDALTEISHFFRDICSSKMNVEHIEMLQTNIIETLCKLEMIFPPSFFDSMEHLPIHLPFEAKAGGPVQYRWMYPFERYLFNLKKKVKNKAHVEASISKAYIVEEISTFISYYFEPHLRTRINRVPRYDDGGEVPSSGNLSIFSNTGRPTPKNVISVSTSSLR; this is encoded by the exons atgtggactatcagtgattttccagcttatggaatgctttctggttggagcacgcatgggaaactcgcatgtccatactgcatggaaaacaacaaggcattcacgctagcaaacggaggtaaagcttcttttttttactgtcaccgtcgcttcttgccacttaatcacaggttcagaaagaacagaaaagatttctttgttggtagagttgaaaaagatgttgcatccccacgtctttctggtgaagaattgcatcatgttgtatcagagtacggtgacattgtgtttggccttcaatcaggtaagcaaaagtttcctggttttggtttgacccataattgggtaaagcgaagtatcttttgggagcttccgtattggaagactaatcttctccgccataaccttgacgtcatgcacatcgaaaagaacgtgtttgagaatattttcaacaccgtcatggatgtgaaggggaagacaaaggacaacatgaaggctagattagatatagctttatactgtaaccgtaaaaatatggagttggtttatgacgagtcacgggttgcaaaaccaagggcaagcttcgtgttagagaaaaatgcacaactgctagtctacaaatggcttaagagtctgcgtttcccggatggacatgcatcgaacatatcaaggcttgttaacatagaggactgcagattgtatggaatgaagagccatgactgccacatgtttatgcaaacactcatcccattagcttttcgtgatttgttgcaaaagggaatatgggatgcactaacggagatcagtcatttcttcagagatatatgctccagcaagatgaatgttgagcacattgagatgcttcaaacgaatatcatcgagacactatgcaaacttgagatgatattccctccttcattttttgactcaatggagcatctccctatacatctaccgttcgaggcaaaagctggaggaccggtccagtatagatggatgtacccattcgaacg gtacttgtttaatctaaaaaaaaaggttaagaacaaggcgcatgttgaggcttcgatatctaaggcctatattgttgaagagatatcaacatttatctcgtactatttcgaacctcatctgagaacaagaatcaatcgcgttccacggtatgacgatggcggtgaagtgccttccagtgggaacttgtcaatattctccaatactggacgacccacacctaaaaatgtc
- the LOC118037219 gene encoding rust resistance kinase Lr10-like: MLIRYSYSEIKKITHGFNDKLGEGGYGSVYKGKLRSGRFAAVKILRKEKGNGQEFINEVATIGRIHHCNVVQLIGFTVKGSKRALIYEFMPNGSLERYIFSRQGTIPLSNQKIYEISLGVARGIEYLHQGCDMQILHFDIKPHNILLDENFTPKVSDFGLAKLYPTNNSIVSLTMASHLDKNHSSQMYFPSWIYDQVNEGKDILEDQVTEQEKNTIKKMTIVALWCIQLKPIDRPSMHRVVQMLEADIESLQMPPKPFLVPQQTSNDDRINMANPTSLRDPSNVCSVDSSYQFGR; this comes from the exons ATGCTTATAAGGTACTCTTACTCAGAGATTAAGAAGATAACTCACGGATTCAATGACAAGTTAGGTGAAGGAGGTTATGGCTCGGTGTACAAAGGAAAGCTTCGTAGTGGCCGTTTTGCAGCTGTAAAAATTTTACGCAAAGAAAAAGGTAATGGGCAAGAATTTATCAATGAAGTTGCAACCATTGGAAGAATTCACCATTGCAATGTGGTGCAGCTTATAGGCTTTACTGTTAAGGGCTCAAAGCGTGCCCTTATATATGAGTTCATGCCTAATGGATCTCTTGAAAGGTATATTTTTTCTAGGCAAGGTACCATACCGCTGAGCAAccagaaaatatatgaaatttctCTTGGGGTGGCTCGTGGCATTGAATATCTACATCAAGGTTGTGACATGCAGATTTTGCATTTTGACATCAAGCCTCACAACATTCTTCTCGATGAAAATTTCACTCCAAAAGTCTCAGATTTCGGACTTGCAAAATTGTATCCAACTAATAATAGCATTGTGTCCCTTACTATGGCCAGTCATCTTGACAAAA ATCATTCAAGTCAGATGTACTTCccttcatggatttatgaccaAGTTAATGAAGGAAAGGATATACTTGAAGATCAAGTGACAGAGCAGGAaaagaacacaataaaaaagatgactATAGTGGCATTATGGTGCATACAATTGAAGCCTATTGATCGTCCATCGATGCATAGAGTTGTACAGATGCTTGAAGCAGATATTGAATCTCTACAAATGCCTCCTAAGCCTTTTCTTGTTCCACAACAGACATCAAATGATGATAGGATCAATATGGCTAATCCAACAAGTTTAAGAGATCCGTCGAATGTTTGTAGTGTTGATTCTTCATATCAATTTGGTCGTTGA
- the LOC140954856 gene encoding LEAF RUST 10 DISEASE-RESISTANCEUS RECEPTOR-LIKE PROTEIN KINASE-like 1.2 isoform X2 encodes MLGGISKHLFGAYPALLLLVILAGHQSCSARKNSVYCAPSSCGNIHNISFPFRLSTDPNSCGNKKYELTCENNRPALYWKGVKYYVQAIDYSNFTIRVVDADIQKDDCFSIPRHSLILDFSDNFYLPYYLSENTSTFVLMSCPNPIQSPLHYTVNASSCKNGSTLFNSHNMEGYSSYVLIDSSLGAIPDSCSVNLMYYTFQPKNRTNMSYIEVRDSILYGFDLSWSGACCDFLKENPCKLDTANISMYLMYCGRIIRDVGLSGSPIQIAIDVDVWPINTYLDAYDWIYYRSSGQLRLRFNFYKNGPNSSYIPKTISSDALSIFIILLITLLVLLVFIGIYHTLLFICGLPCLITLLVYK; translated from the exons ATGCTGGGTGGAATATCAAAGCACCTTTTCGGTGCATACCCAGCCCTTCTTCTTCTAGTCATCCTAGCCGGTCACCAGAGTTGCAGTGCTAGAAAGAACAGTGTTTACTGCGCTCCATCTTCTTGTGGCAACATCCATAATATTAGCTTCCCTTTTCGACTAAGCACCGATCCCAATAGCTGCGGCAACAAAAAATATGAACTTACTTGTGAAAACAACCGCCCAGCTTTATACTGGAAGGGGGTAAAATATTACGTTCAGGCAATCGATTACAGCAACTTCACGATTCGAGTTGTGGATGCTGATATTCAGAAGGATGATTGCTTCTCTATCCCTCGTCATTCTTTAATCTTAGATTTCTCTGACAACTTTTATCTTCCATATTATCTTTCAGAGAATACATCAACTTTTGTTCTTATGAGTTGCCCAAATCCAATACAGAGTCCTCTGCACTATACTGTGAATGCTTCTTCATGCAAAAATGGTAGTACTCTTTTTAATTCCCACAATATGGAGGGTTATTCCAGCTATGTCTTAATTGATTCTTCCTTGGGGGCCATACCGGACTCGTGCAGTGTAAATTTGATGTATTACACTTTTCAGCCGAAAAATAGGACCAATATGTCCTATATAGAGGTCCGCGATAGTATTCTATATGGGTTTGATCTTTCATGGTCTGGGGCCTGTTGTGATTTTCTGAAAGAGAACCCCTGCAAACTTGATACAGCCAACATAAGCATGTATTTGATGTATTGCGGACGTATTATCCGCG atgtaggATTAAGCGGTTCTCCAATCCAAATTGCAATAG ATGTCGATGTATGGCCGATAAACACGTATTTAGATG CTTACGACTGGATATATTATCGAAGCTCGG GGCAACTGCGATTGAGATtcaacttttataaaaatg GACCTAATTCTTCTTATATACCGAAGACCATCTCTTCAGATGCACTAagcattttcataattttgctCATTACTCTTCTTGTGCTACTTGTGTTTATCG GGATATATCATACACTATTATTCATTTGTGGGCTTCCATGTCTCATAACCTTATTGGTCTATAAATAG
- the LOC140954856 gene encoding uncharacterized protein isoform X1, with amino-acid sequence MLGGISKHLFGAYPALLLLVILAGHQSCSARKNSVYCAPSSCGNIHNISFPFRLSTDPNSCGNKKYELTCENNRPALYWKGVKYYVQAIDYSNFTIRVVDADIQKDDCFSIPRHSLILDFSDNFYLPYYLSENTSTFVLMSCPNPIQSPLHYTVNASSCKNGSTLFNSHNMEGYSSYVLIDSSLGAIPDSCSVNLMYYTFQPKNRTNMSYIEVRDSILYGFDLSWSGACCDFLKENPCKLDTANISMYLMYCGRIIRDVGLSGSPIQIAIGFLTNRILRYLYVDVWPINTYLDAYDWIYYRSSGQLRLRFNFYKNGPNSSYIPKTISSDALSIFIILLITLLVLLVFIGIYHTLLFICGLPCLITLLVYK; translated from the exons ATGCTGGGTGGAATATCAAAGCACCTTTTCGGTGCATACCCAGCCCTTCTTCTTCTAGTCATCCTAGCCGGTCACCAGAGTTGCAGTGCTAGAAAGAACAGTGTTTACTGCGCTCCATCTTCTTGTGGCAACATCCATAATATTAGCTTCCCTTTTCGACTAAGCACCGATCCCAATAGCTGCGGCAACAAAAAATATGAACTTACTTGTGAAAACAACCGCCCAGCTTTATACTGGAAGGGGGTAAAATATTACGTTCAGGCAATCGATTACAGCAACTTCACGATTCGAGTTGTGGATGCTGATATTCAGAAGGATGATTGCTTCTCTATCCCTCGTCATTCTTTAATCTTAGATTTCTCTGACAACTTTTATCTTCCATATTATCTTTCAGAGAATACATCAACTTTTGTTCTTATGAGTTGCCCAAATCCAATACAGAGTCCTCTGCACTATACTGTGAATGCTTCTTCATGCAAAAATGGTAGTACTCTTTTTAATTCCCACAATATGGAGGGTTATTCCAGCTATGTCTTAATTGATTCTTCCTTGGGGGCCATACCGGACTCGTGCAGTGTAAATTTGATGTATTACACTTTTCAGCCGAAAAATAGGACCAATATGTCCTATATAGAGGTCCGCGATAGTATTCTATATGGGTTTGATCTTTCATGGTCTGGGGCCTGTTGTGATTTTCTGAAAGAGAACCCCTGCAAACTTGATACAGCCAACATAAGCATGTATTTGATGTATTGCGGACGTATTATCCGCG atgtaggATTAAGCGGTTCTCCAATCCAAATTGCAATAG GTTTTCTGACTAATCGTATACTGAGATACCTTT ATGTCGATGTATGGCCGATAAACACGTATTTAGATG CTTACGACTGGATATATTATCGAAGCTCGG GGCAACTGCGATTGAGATtcaacttttataaaaatg GACCTAATTCTTCTTATATACCGAAGACCATCTCTTCAGATGCACTAagcattttcataattttgctCATTACTCTTCTTGTGCTACTTGTGTTTATCG GGATATATCATACACTATTATTCATTTGTGGGCTTCCATGTCTCATAACCTTATTGGTCTATAAATAG